GGATGCCAGGGATGCCAGCGCCCCCTCGCCACCGGATGCGGCGAGCGCCTCCAGCAGCGCGAACGCGCGCGCGACGGACTGGACGTTTCCCGCAGACGTGTCGGCCATGAGTTCCACGATACGGAGTCGATGCTCCGATTTCGAGCGGCTTCTCTACCGTGGTGAGTGCACCGACCATCGAAGGAGCCGCAGATGACCCCTCCCACCCCGTACCTCGATCGCGCCGGCCTGCAGGTCGCGACACCGATCGCCGACTTCGCCGAGGAATCTCTGACGGATGCCGGCATCGATGCCGACGCGTTCTGGAGCGGCGTCGCCGATCTCGTCCACGACCTCGGCCCCCGCAACGCCGACCTGCTGCGCGTCCGCGATGAGCTGCAGGCGCGCATCGATGAGCACCACCGCGCGAACCCGGGTCGTCCGGACTCGAAGGCATACCGCGAGTTCCTCACCGAGATCGGGTACCTCGCCGACGAGCCCGAATGGGTCCCTGAGCCTGTCGAAGGGCGGATCACCACCGAGAACGTCGATCCCGAGATCGCCACGACCGCCGGCCCGCAGCTGGTGGTGCCTCTGCTGAACGCGCGCTTCGCGCTGAACGCCGCGAACGCCCGCTGGGGCTCGCTGTACGACGCGCTGTACGGAACGGATGCCATCCCCCACACCGCGACGCTCGCACCCACCCGCGGGTACAACGCCGCCCGCGGCGCCGAGGTCATCGCCCGCGGCCGGGCGCTGCTCGACGAGATCGCTCCTCTCACCTCCAGTTCAGAAGCGGAGGCCTCGCACACGGATGCCACCGCCTACCGCGTCGACGCCGAGGGCCTCGTCGTGGAGACCGCCGACGGCATCCGTCGCCTCGCCGATCCCGAGACGTTCGCCGGGCACACCGGCGACGCCGCCGCCCCGACCGCGGTCCTGCTGCGCCACCACGGGCTGCACGCCGAGATCGTCATCGATCGCGAGGGCGCGATCGGGCGGACGGATGCCGCCGGCGTGCAGGACATCGTCCTGGAGTCGGCGATCACGACCATCATCGACCTGGAGGACTCCGTCGCCGCGGTCGACGCCGACGACAAGGCGCTCGGCTACCGCAACTGGCGCGGCCTGATGGACGGCACCCTGACCGAGGAGGTCAGCAAGGGCGGGCAGACGTTCACCCGCAGCCTGGCCGAGGACCGCACGTACACCGGCCGCGACGGCTCAGACCTCACCCTTCCGGGTCGTTCGGTGCTGTTCGTGCGCAATGTCGGTCATCTGATGCGCACGGATGCCGTGCTCGACCGCGACGGCGAGGAGATCTACGAGGGCATCCTGGATGCCATCATGACCGCGCTCGGCTCGCTGCCGGAGCTGACCGGCGCGAACCGCGGCGCCAACAGCCGCACGGGATCGATGTACATCGTGAAGCCGAAGATGCACGGACCTTCCGAGGTCGCCTTCACGGCCGAGCTCTTCGGCCGCGTCGAGCAGCTGCTCGGGCTGCCCGAGCGCACGATCAAGGTCGGGATCATGGACGAGGAGCGGCGCACGTCGGCGAATCTCGCGGCGGCGATCGCCGCGGCATCCGACCGGGTGGTCTTCATCAACACCGGGTTCCTCGACCGCACCGGCGACGAGATCCACACCTCGATGCACGCCGGCCCCTTCCTGCCGAAGGCGGGCATCAAGGCGCAGCCGTTCATGCAGACCTACGAGGACCGCAACGTCGCGATCGGGCTGGCCGCAGGCCTGGACGGACGCGCGCAGATCGGCAAGGGCATGTGGGCGATGCCGGATCTGATGCACGACATGCTCGACCAGAAGATCTTTCATGTGCGCTCCGGCGCATCCACCGCCTGGGTGCCGTCGCCGACCGCCGCGACCCTGCACGCCCTGCACTACCACCAGCTCGATCCGTTCACCGTGCGCCCCTCGCTGCCGGCATACGATCCGGCGTCGGTGGACGTGCTGCTGCAGCCGCCGCTGGCCGGGCCGGGCGAGCTCACGGAAGAGGTCGTCGCTACCGAGCTCGACAACAACGTGCAGTCGATCCTCGGCTACGTGGTGCGGTGGATCGATCAGGGCATCGGATGCTCGAAGGTGCCCGACATCCACGGCATCGCCCTCATGGAGGACCGTGCGACGCTGCGCATCTCGAGCCAGCTGCTGGCGAACTGGCTGCTGCACGGCGTGATCACCGAGGCTCAGGTGGATGCCGCGCTGGCCCGACTCGCGCCGGTGGTCGACGAGCAGAATGCCGGGGATGCCGCGTATGAGCCGCTGACGCCGGACGGCGTCGCCTACACGGCCGCCCGCCGGCTCATCCTGGAGGGCGCGAGCCAGCCCAGCGGCTACACCGAGCCCCTCCTGCACGCGCTGCGCCGCGAGAAGAAGGCGCAGCAGGCGGACTAACCCCGCGCGCCCACCTCGCATCCACCACCGCCGGGCCACCAAGCAACGCGCGAGCCACCAGGCAACATCGCGTCGATTGCCTGGTGGCTCGACGCTTGCCTGGTGGCTCGCGGGTGTGGAGAGGGAACTCAGCCGTCGACGGACTGCGGCACGCCCAGCGGGTTGTCGTCGCGCAGCGGTGCGGGCAGCAGCGCGGCGGGGAAGTTCTGGAACGCGACCGGGCGCAGGAACCGGGTGATGGATGCCGTGCCCACCGCGGTCGTGCTGGGTGCCGTGGTCGCCGGGTACGGGCCGCCGTGCTGCTGGGCTCCCGTGACGGAGACGCCGGTGGGCCACTGGTTCCACAGCACCCGGCCGGCGCGGTCGGCGAGCGCAGGCACCAGGGTGCGCGCGAGCGCGAGGTCGGCATCCGTCTCGTCCGCGACGAGAGTGGCGGTCAGCTGCCCCTCCAGTCCGCGCGCGACGCGCTCCAGGTCGGCGGCATCCTCATAGGTGACGACCAGGCCGGCCGGACCGAAGACCTCGGTCACGATCCCCTCGGGGTCATCGAGCAGCGCGTCGACGCTGGTCAGCAGCAGGGTGAGCTCGGGTTCGGCGGAGCGGCTGGCGGCACCGTCGCGCAGCACGGTCACCGCATCGTGGGAGGCGAGCTCCTCGAGCCCGGACACGAAGCCGCTCTGGATACGGTCGTTCAGCATGGGCGCTCCGGCGGGAACGTCAGCGCCGCGCAGCGCGTCGATGATGTCGGATCCGGTGGGCACGAGCAGCACACCCGGCTTGGTGCACAGCTGGCCCTGACTGCCGGTGACCGAGGCGATGTAGCCCTCGGCGATCTCGGTGGCGCGGTGGGCGGCGGCATCCGGGGCGACGAACGCGGGGTTCACGCTGCCGAGCTCGCCGTAGAAGGGGATCGGCTCGGGGCGCGCGTTGGCGATGTCGAACAGGGCGCGACCGCCGGGGATCGACCCGGTGAACGAGGCGACCTTGATGGCCGGGTTCTTCAGCGCCTCGACGCCGTTCTGGGTGCCGTGGATGACGAGGAGCAGGTCGGCGGGTGCTCCGGCATCCACTGCCGCCCGAGCGATCACGGCCGCGGTCGCATCGGACAGGCGCGGGTGGCCCGAGTGCGCCTTGACGAGCACGGCGTTGCCGGCGGCGAGCGCCGCCGCGGTGTCGCCGCCGGCGACCGAGAACGCGAACGGGAAGTTGCTGGCCGCGAAGACCAGCGCAGGGCCGATCGGGATGAGCATGCGGCGCAGGTCGGGGCGCGGAGCGCCCATGGGCCATTCGGCGTCGGGACGGTCGATGCGGGCGTCGAGGTAGGCGCCGTTCTCGACGACGTCCGCGAACAGGCGCAGCTGGAAGGTGGTGCGCTTCAGCTCGCCCGCCAGGCGAGGCTGGGCGAGCGCGGTCTCCTGCTGCGCGATCTCGATGAGCTCACCGCCGGCGGCGTCGAGCGCGTCGGCGATCGCGCGCATCACGGCGGCCCGCTCGGCGGGACCGGTGGCGGCCCAGGCGGCGGATGCCGCGGCGACCCGGCTCACTGCCTCGGCGGCCGGAATGCTCGCGGTCGGGGTGCTGGGGGTCAAGGTCTCGGGCATTGCTCCTCCTGTCGACGGCGGCGCCTTCGCGCGCGCGTCATTGGCTCGTACCCCATTCAACACGCGTCGGCGGTTAGACTCTCCCCATGGGTTCCGATGAGCGGAGCACTCCGCGCTCCATGATCGGTCGGGTGACGGCTGTCCTCGGCACGTTCACCGCCGAGGAGCCGATGCTCGGCGTGAACGACATCGCCCGCCGCACGGGCCTGGCGAAGTCGGTGACCTCGCGCATCCTGGCCGAGCTCGTCGCGGCCGACTTCCTCGAGCGCACCGACCGCGGGCTGCGCGTCGGCATCCGCCTGTTCGAGCTGGGCGAGCTGGCACAGCGGTCGAAGGAGCTGCGGCAGCTGGCACTGGCGGCGATGGCCGATCTGCGGCAGGCGACCGGGATGACGGTGCAGCTGAGCGTGCTCAAGGGCGCCGACCAGATCTACGTCGAGATCCTGCGCGGCCGCGACCCCGACATGGTCATCCGATCCCGCGTCGGCGGCCGCGTTCCCGCGTACGCCACGGCGGGCGGCAAGGCCGTGCTGGCGCACGCGTCGGACGACCTCGTCGACCTCGCCATCCCCGTGGTCTTCCAGGCACTGGGCCCGGGGACCGTCCCCGATGAGGTGTCGCTGCGACGCCAGCTCGAGGCCGTCCGGACCGACGGCTATGCGCATGAGATCGAGGAGTCCAACCCGGGCGTCGAGTGCATCGCCTGCCCCATCGTGCGCGCCGATGGCACTCCGATCGCGGCGATCTCGGCATCCGGTCCGGCAGGGCGCATCGACATGGTCCGGATCGCACCGGCAGTGCGCATGGCCGCGCTGGGGTTGAACCGCCGCATCCGCGCGAACCCCGCCTTCAGCACGCTCTGACCCCCTGCCCAGGAGTTCCGATCAGTGGAACCGATTTCTTCTTCGCGGCATCCGGCGTCTTACGGTTCCCAGATGTCATCCGACATCCGCTTCGCGCTCCCCGGGTAATCCGCCCGTCCGGCAGCGCCCGGACGCGGATTCACCGATCAACGAGGAGACGCCCGTGAAGGCGATGGTGATGCACGAGCCCGGCGCTGCGCTGGTGCTCGAGGATCTCGAACTCGACCAGCCCGGCCCCGGCGAGGTGCGCGTGCGCATCGAGGCAGCCGGCGTCTGCCACAGCGACGCCCACTACCTGTCGGGCGGGCTCCCCGCCCGCACCCCGATCGTGCTCGGCCACGAGGGCGCGGGCATCGTGGAGCAGGTCGGTGACGGCGTGACCTCCTTCAGCCCGGGCGACAAGGTCGTGCTCATGTGGCGTCCGCGCTGCGGCGAGTGCGAGTTCTGCCTGTCGGGCACGCCCGCGCAGTGCGCACTCGGCAAGGTGCACGGCCAGACCAACGGTCTGCTGCGCGGCGGCACCCGCCTCAGCCGCGACGGCGTCGAGTACCACCACCTGATGGGCGCATCGTGCTTCGCCGAGCAGGTCGTCGTCTCGCAGGAGTCGCTCATCGCGATCGACGCCGACATCCCCTCCGAGATCGCCGCGATCGCCGGCTGCGCCGTGATCACCGGCATGGGCACCGTGCTGAACCGGATGCCGGATCTGACGGGCAAGTCCATCGCGATCATCGGCGCCGGCGGCGTGGGCCTGTCGGCCGTCATCGCCGCCCAGCTCGTGGGCGCCGCGCAGATCATCGTCTCCGACGTGGTCGCATCGCGACTGGAGAAGGCCGTCGAGCTCGGCGCCACCCACACCATCGACTCCAGCGCCGAGGACTTCACCGCGCGCGTGCTCGAGATCACCGGCGGCGGCGCGCACTACGTGCTCGAGGCCATCGGCCGCCCCGCAACCGTGCGCGCCGGGTTCGAGGCGCTGCGCTCCAGCGGGACCCTGGTGATCGTCGGGTTGGGCGCGGCGGGCGAAGAACTCTCGATCCCGATCAACCCGCTCGTGCAGGGCGACCGCCGCGTCGTCGGCGCGCTCTACGGATCCTCGAACACTCCTGTGCAGCTGCCCGAGATCCTGCGCCTGTATCAGGCGGGGCGCCTGCCACTGGAACGGCTGCTCGACCGCACGTTCCGTCTCGACGAGGCCAACGAGGCGTTCGATCACCTGCTCACCGGCGCGGTGGGTCGCTCGATCCTCGTTCCCTGAACTCCCTCGTTCCCTGAACTCCCTTCCACCCTCACCCGACTCCGTCAATACGACATACGCGATCAAAGGAGAGCGCATGACCAGCACCATCGACGAGAACGCCTCGTCACCCACCATCGAGGTCTCCGCGAAGGACCGGCGCCGCGCCCTGTGGGGCAGCGCGGTCGGCTCGACCATCGAGTGGTACGACTACTTCCTGTACGGCACGATGGCCACCGCCGTCTTCAACCTGCACTTCTTCCCCAGTGAGGACAAGGTCGTCAGCTCGCTGCTGGCATTCGCCTCGTTCGCCCTGGCGTTCGTGGTGCGCCCCATCGGCGGCGTGATCTTCAGCCACGTCGGCGACCGGATCGGCCGCAAGAAGACCCTGGTGATCACCCTCAGCCTGATGGGCGTCGCGCCGCGATGCTCATGGGCGTGCTGCCCGACTACGCCGCGATCGGCGTCGGCGCTCCGATCCTGCTGACGCTGCTGCGTCTGGTGCAGGGTCTCGCCCTGGGCGGCGAGTGGGGCGGCGGTCTGCTGCTGGCCGTCGAGTACGCGCCGAAGAACCGTCGCGGCTTCTACGGTGCGGTGCCGCAACTCGGCGCCCTGCTGGGTCTCGCGCTCGGAAACATCGTCACCATCGGCGCCCGCGCGGTCTTCCCCGAAGAGGCGTTCACGTCCTTCGGATGGCGCATCCCGTTCCTGCTCTCCGGCGTGCTGCTGGTCGTGGGCCTGTGGATCCGCGCCCGCATCGACGAGACCCCGTCGTTCCGCAAGGTGCGTGCCGAGGGCACCACCCAGAAGCTCCCCATCGCCACGGTGCTCAAGCACCACTGGCGCGAGGTCCTGATCTCCACCGGCGCCAAGTTCGTCGAGACGAGCACGTTCTTCATCTTCGCCACGTTCTCGCTCTCGTACGCGGCGAGCTTCGGATACGACTTCGGCGCGGTGCTCGCGTTCGTGCTGGTCGGTGCCATCATCGGCATCGGCGGGATGCTGTTCTACGGAGCGCTCTCCGACCGGATCGGCCGCAAGAAGGTGTTCCTGGGCGGCTCGATCGCCGTGGCGATCTTCATCTTCCCGTACATGGCGATGCTCTCCAGCGGAAACCTGTGGGTGGCCGGCGCGGCGATCGTCATCTCGTTCGCGGTCATCTGGCCGAGCTACGGCTCACTGATCGGCACCGTGCTGGCCGAGAACTTCGCCCCCGAGATCCGCTACACCGGAGCCTCGCTGGGCTACCAGGTGGGTGCGGCGATCGTCGGCGGGCCCGCACCGCTGATCGCAACGGCTCTGCTGGCCGCGTTCATGGGCAGCTGGATCCCGGTGGCGCTGTTCGTGGTGTTCTGCGCGATCATCGGGTTCATCTCGGTCGCCTTCGTGAAGGTGCGCCACAACGAGGAGCTCGATGTCTGAGCTGTCTCCCGCTGAGCCGTTCACGGCCGAGCAGACCTTGGCACCCCGGGTGGGCGCCTGGGTCACGCTCGACGCGATCGTCGCGACCGAGCAGATCGCCCGCGCGGGCTTCGACTACGTGTGCGTGGACGGGCAGCACGGTCTGCTCGGCTACGACGCGCAGGTGCGCGCGCTGATCGCGATCGCGGCCGGCGGTGCGATGCCGTTCGCACGGGTGTCGACGAACAGCGCCGCCGAGATCGGCCGGGTGCTGGATGCCGGTGCCCGTGGCGTGATCGTGCCGCTGATCGACACCGCCGATGAGGCGCGCGCGGCGGCCGAGGCTGCCCGCTATCCCACATCCGGCGGCGTCCGCTCGTACGGTCCGATGCGTCTGGGCCCGCACTTCGGTGCGACTCCGGAGCAGACGGATGCCGCGGTCACGGTGCTCGCGATGATCGAGACGGCGTCGGCTCTGGTGGAGCTGGATGCCATCCTCGACGTCGACGGGATCGACGGCGTCTATGTGGGCCCGTACGACCTGTCGCTCGCGCTGGGCGCGCGGGTGCCGTTCGAGGATGCGATCCTGCCGCGGCTGGATGCCGAGCTGGAGCGCATCGCGGCCGCTGCCGCCGCACGCGGCAAGATCGCGGGCGTGCACTGCGCCGACGGCGCGCAGGCCGCGCGGCGTGCGGAGCAGGGGTTCACGTTCCTCACGGCGGCGACGGATGTGTCGTCGCTGCGGGCGGACATGGCGCTGCAGCTGGCGGATGCCCACGGCGCGAAGGTCGCGAGCGGCGCCCGCGCGTACTGATCACCTCCACCTCCACCGCCGGGCCACCACGCAACCCGCGAGCCACCAAGCAGCAACGCGACGATTGCGTGGTGGCTCGGCGGTTGCGTGGTGGCCCGGGGTCAGTCTCGCTGCCTCGAGCTGCGCTAGGGCATGGCAGCGGCCGCGCGCCACAGCATCCGCGCGTCGGCGTCAGTCCGGAACGGAACGCACCACGCGCGCGGGCGAGCCCACCACGATCGCCCCGGCGGGGACGTCCTTCGTCACGACGGATGCCGCACCCAGCACGGCATCATCGCCGACGGTCACGCCGGGGAGGATCGTGACGTTTGCCCCGACCCAGACGTTGCGGCCGAGGAGCACGGGCGCCGGGTGCATGTCGGCCCGGCGGCTGGGCGCGAGGTCGTGGTTGAGGGTCGCGATGACGGCGTTGTGGCCGATCAGGCAGTCGTCGCCGATCGTGATGCCGCCCTGGTCCTGGAAGCGGCATCCGGAGTTGATGAAGACCCGCTCGCCGATGCGGATGTTCTTGCCGAAGTCGGAGGCGAACGGCGGGAACACCGTGACCGTCTCGGCCACGGGTCGGCCGATCAGCTCGGCGAGGAGTTCGCGCACACGCGCCGGCTCGTGGTAACCGCCGTTGAGCTCCGCGGTGATGCGCAGGGCCTCCTGGCTGGTGGCGTGCATCACGGTATGCAGCGGTGACGCTCCGGTGATGGTCTCGCCCGAATCCAGGGCGTCCAGCAGATCCTGCAGCTCCATGCTCGCCAGGCTACTTGCTCACACGGCTCAGCGCCCTTCGAGCAGGCCGTGCAGACGCTCGGCCTCGTCGGCGGGCATCGCGTAGGTGTGCTCGACTGCGGGGTACGCGCCCGAGCGCACCTCGCGGGCGTATTCGCCCACGCCGGCGATGGCCGCGCTTCGCAGGTCGGCGTAGCGCTTGACGAACTTGGCGGCGGGGCCCCCGTAGATCCCGAGCAGGTCATGCAGCACGAGCACCTGACCATCGGCATCCGCCCCCGCGCCGATCCCGATCACCGGGATCCGCAGAAGCGGCATCAGCGCGGCGGTCACCTCGGCGGGCACGGCCTCGATCACCAGCAGCGCGCAGCCGGCATCCTGCAGGGCGAGAGCATCGTCGATCACGGCGAGCGCGGCCTCGGCCGTGCGCCCCTGCGCGCGGTAGCCGCCGAGCGCCGTCGCGTTCTGCGGGGTGAGCCCGACGTGGCCGACCACGGGGATGCCTGCCGCCACGATGGCTCGCGCCCGCTCGACGGTGCTGCCGCCGCGCTCGATCTTGACCAGGTCGCAGCCCGCCTCCTTCACGAAGCGCTGCGCGGTGGCCACGGCCAGCTCGTCGGATGCCTCGTACGAGCCGAACGGCAGGTCGCCGACCAGCAGCGGCGCCGTCAGCCCGCGGCGCACGGCCCGGGTGAGCATGAGCATCTCGTCGATCGTCACCGGCACGGTGGACGTGTAGCCGAGCACGGTCATCGCGGCCGAGTCGCCGACGAGCACCAGGTCGACTCCGGCCTCCTCGACGATCTGCGCGCTGGGGTGGTCGTAGGCGGTGACCATGACGATCGGGTCGCCGGCGTCCTTCTTCGCCGCCAGGTCGCCGAGCGTCAGCGGCCGCGGCGCGGCGTGCACGCTCACTTCGTCTCCCTGCGGTCGCTCAGCACGTCGCATCCGCGCGCCCCGGCGAGCAGGCGGTCCACGGCGTCGTCGACCTGGATGATCGCGTTGTCGTGGCCGACGTGCACGACCACCGGCCGGTACTCGGCGAGGTCCTTCCTGGAGTACTCGCCGTAGGAGATGACGATGACCGTGTCGCCGGCGTGCACCAGCCGCGCCGCGGCGCCGTTGACCTGGATCATGCCCGTACCGCGCTCACCGGCGATCGTATAGGTCTCGAAGCGCGAGCCGTTGTTCACGTCGACGACGGTCACCTGCTCGTGCTCGAGGATGTCCGAAGCGTCGAGCAGGTCGGCGTCGATGGTGATCGAGCCGACGTAGTTCAGGTCGCTGCCCGTGATGGTCGCACGGTGGATCTTCGACTTCAGCATGGTGCGTCGCATCAGGATTCCCTCTCTGGGCGGTGCGTCAGGACGTGGCGGTGTTTCAGGACGTGGTTGTCGATGAGCCGGGCGGCGCCGACGCGGGCGGCCACGGCAAGCAGCGCATCGCCGTCGACGTGCTCGATCGGCCGCAGATCGTCGTTGGAGCGCAGCTCGAGGTACTCGGGACGGATGCCGGCATCGGCCAGCACCCGCTGCGCGGCGGCGACGATCACTGCAGCGTCGCGCTCCCCTGCCAGGTGGACGGCGGCGGCCGCATCGAGTGCGCGGTTCAATGTGGTGGCCTGCTGTCTGGCATCCGGGTCGAGGTAGATGTTGCGCGAGCTCATCGCGAGCCCGTCGGGTTCGCGCACGATCGGGCAGGCCACGATCCGAACGGGCAGGTCGAGGTCGCGCACGACGCGGCGGATGACCATCACCTGCTGGGCGTCCTTCTGACCGAAGTAGGCGACGTCGGGGGCGACGATGCCGAACAGCTTGGTGACGACGGTCGCGACGCCGTCGAAGTGGAACGCTCCGCGGGCGGCGCCGTCGAGCACCTCGGTGATGCCGGTGACGTGGATGCCGGTGGCGAAGCCGTCGGGGTAGATCTCGTCGACCGCGGGCGCGAACAGGATGTCGGCGCCGGACTGTTCGGCGAGGGCGGCATCGCGCGACTCGTCTCGAGGATAGGCGTCGAGGTCTTCGGTAGGGCCGAACTGGGTCGGGTTGACGAACAGCGACACGACCACGAGATCGTTCTGCGCGCGGGCTTCGCGGATCAGCGAGAGGTGCCCTTCGTGGAAGGCGCCCATGGTCGGGACGAGACCGATGCTGCCGCCGGCGGTGCGTGCGGCGTGCACTTCAGAGCGGACCTCGGCGACGGTGCGGATGATCCTCATGCCGAGGCCCTCCGAGGTTCCGCGAGGGCTGCGGTGCTGTCGCAGAGCTGGTCGAAGAGGTCGGTCAGCTCGGGGGTTCCCGCCGTCACGGCGTCCCGCTGACGCCGGACCGTCAGCGCGTCGCCGCGGGCGATCGGTCCGGTGAGCGCGGCCGGCGCCCCGGTGCGCACCCAGTTCTGGACGGTGCGGGTGACGAGCGGGGCGAGCAGGTCGCGGGTGTCGTCTGGGCGGATGCCGGCGGCGACCGCCACGCGCTCCGCGGCGTCGAGCACGGCCAGCAGCAGGTTCGATGCGATCGATGCGGAGGCGTGGTAGCCGGCGCGGTGCGCATCGTCGATGCGGAACGGCCGGGCGCCGAGTGCGTGTGCGAGCCGTTCCGCGACGGCGACGGCTTCCGGCGTGCGCCCGGCGACGGCCGCACCGATGCCGTGGAACACGTCGGGGTCCTCCGCCCCGGTGAACGTCTGCAGCGGGTGGATGCTGAAGTCGACGTCATCCAGCGGGGTGGCGCCGGAGACGTGGCCGAGGAAGGTGGCGTGCTGCCGGGCTGCGAGCGCGGCGGCCGCGATCTCGGCATCCGGCACGCAGAGCAGGGCGATCTCGGATGCCGGGATGCGGTCTTCACGATCGAGCGGCCCCTGCACGTCGAACCCGGCCTGTCGCAGCGCTCGCGCGAGCACGCCGCCGAGACGGCCCGCACCGATGACGGCGACGGTCGTGGGGAGGATGTTCGAGGGGGCGCTCATCACGGGATGAGTATCCGCCCGAGTTCACTTCTCCGCAAAATCTGAGATCAATCCGCACGGTTATGGGGTGGCCTGATCACCCATACAGCTCAAGAATTGTTAAGCACGATTGTCATTCTGATTTCTCGACGGTGCGCAGAAACTCGTCGACCTCGTCGGCGGTGGGCGCGGTGGTGGGCCCGCGGCGGGTGACCTTGATGGCGGCGGAGGCGTTGGCCCGGCGGCAGGCATCCGCCCAGGGTGCGCCGTCGGCGATGCCGGCCAGCAGCGCGCCGGTGTGGGTGTCGCCGGCGCCGTTGGTGTCGACCGGGGTCTGCGGGAAGCCGGGGAGGTAGGTGGTCTCTCCGTCAGCGTGCACCGCGCAGCCTTCGGCCCCGTCGCGGACGATGGCGACCGCTCCGGCGCGCAGCAGGGGGATGAGCGCTTCGGTCTGGGCGGAGATCTCGCGGTCGGATGCCGGCACCGCCACGGCGCGGGCGGCGAGCAGGTCGGTCGATTCTTCGGCGTTGCCGGTCCAGATGTCGGTGCGGGCCAGCATCCGATCCCGCACGTCGGAGGGGAGGTCGGCGAAGGCCGCACCCGGGTCGAGCACGACCACGGCCGCGTCGGGGAG
Above is a genomic segment from Microbacterium sp. W4I4 containing:
- the panB gene encoding 3-methyl-2-oxobutanoate hydroxymethyltransferase, whose amino-acid sequence is MSVHAAPRPLTLGDLAAKKDAGDPIVMVTAYDHPSAQIVEEAGVDLVLVGDSAAMTVLGYTSTVPVTIDEMLMLTRAVRRGLTAPLLVGDLPFGSYEASDELAVATAQRFVKEAGCDLVKIERGGSTVERARAIVAAGIPVVGHVGLTPQNATALGGYRAQGRTAEAALAVIDDALALQDAGCALLVIEAVPAEVTAALMPLLRIPVIGIGAGADADGQVLVLHDLLGIYGGPAAKFVKRYADLRSAAIAGVGEYAREVRSGAYPAVEHTYAMPADEAERLHGLLEGR
- the panD gene encoding aspartate 1-decarboxylase, which gives rise to MRRTMLKSKIHRATITGSDLNYVGSITIDADLLDASDILEHEQVTVVDVNNGSRFETYTIAGERGTGMIQVNGAAARLVHAGDTVIVISYGEYSRKDLAEYRPVVVHVGHDNAIIQVDDAVDRLLAGARGCDVLSDRRETK
- the panC gene encoding pantoate--beta-alanine ligase, giving the protein MRIIRTVAEVRSEVHAARTAGGSIGLVPTMGAFHEGHLSLIREARAQNDLVVVSLFVNPTQFGPTEDLDAYPRDESRDAALAEQSGADILFAPAVDEIYPDGFATGIHVTGITEVLDGAARGAFHFDGVATVVTKLFGIVAPDVAYFGQKDAQQVMVIRRVVRDLDLPVRIVACPIVREPDGLAMSSRNIYLDPDARQQATTLNRALDAAAAVHLAGERDAAVIVAAAQRVLADAGIRPEYLELRSNDDLRPIEHVDGDALLAVAARVGAARLIDNHVLKHRHVLTHRPERES
- a CDS encoding DUF2520 domain-containing protein, producing MSAPSNILPTTVAVIGAGRLGGVLARALRQAGFDVQGPLDREDRIPASEIALLCVPDAEIAAAALAARQHATFLGHVSGATPLDDVDFSIHPLQTFTGAEDPDVFHGIGAAVAGRTPEAVAVAERLAHALGARPFRIDDAHRAGYHASASIASNLLLAVLDAAERVAVAAGIRPDDTRDLLAPLVTRTVQNWVRTGAPAALTGPIARGDALTVRRQRDAVTAGTPELTDLFDQLCDSTAALAEPRRASA
- a CDS encoding PfkB family carbohydrate kinase, with the translated sequence MRPRVIHTGQALVDLIVEVPDLPARGQNVMAASDTQYAGGAVTVLLAAARFGAQSVHAGAIGTGPHGDLIRAALAADGITASAAPVTTHDTGVCVVLVEPTAERTFVTTLGAERDITEAGLATADVQPGDLVCVTGYSLAVAQTRDPLLAWLDTLPDAAVVVLDPGAAFADLPSDVRDRMLARTDIWTGNAEESTDLLAARAVAVPASDREISAQTEALIPLLRAGAVAIVRDGAEGCAVHADGETTYLPGFPQTPVDTNGAGDTHTGALLAGIADGAPWADACRRANASAAIKVTRRGPTTAPTADEVDEFLRTVEKSE